One Nostoc sp. UHCC 0302 DNA window includes the following coding sequences:
- a CDS encoding DM13 domain-containing protein gives MKFQHLAIIGILTVVTISCTREVTSNTTETQEQATTTTASPAAASGTFKAGEHVTQGAVSVVTKEGKRYLEFNQNFKTAQGPDLFVILYRTDTPPKSGIKEKDYVSIARLQKNNGSQRYALPENVKLADFGSVAIWCRKFNATFGYASLKA, from the coding sequence GTGAAATTTCAGCATCTAGCCATTATTGGGATTCTTACTGTTGTAACTATTAGCTGTACAAGAGAGGTAACTTCAAATACCACAGAGACTCAAGAACAAGCTACGACAACCACAGCAAGTCCAGCAGCGGCTTCTGGAACCTTTAAGGCCGGAGAACACGTTACTCAAGGAGCAGTCAGCGTTGTAACTAAAGAAGGGAAACGCTACCTGGAGTTTAATCAAAATTTTAAAACTGCTCAAGGGCCTGATTTATTTGTAATTCTATATCGTACTGATACACCGCCTAAATCTGGTATTAAGGAGAAAGATTATGTCAGTATTGCTCGCTTACAAAAAAACAACGGTTCTCAACGCTACGCCTTGCCTGAGAATGTGAAATTGGCAGACTTTGGCTCTGTAGCTATCTGGTGTCGCAAATTCAATGCCACTTTTGGTTATGCATCTTTGAAAGCATGA